From one Triticum aestivum cultivar Chinese Spring chromosome 4B, IWGSC CS RefSeq v2.1, whole genome shotgun sequence genomic stretch:
- the LOC123094120 gene encoding uncharacterized protein, which yields MVFCEKHGKPSERLVAFEGTMTGRRFLACAEPEGKNYGFVQWVDEQWPPTMENALLKLWSMVEESKCARVNDNLESALTIHHLTEEKNKLDADYDKLVKDVHQLVDIQADRVVDFSYLQSNLTYQQECRAELIAGMKAEMAKKDAAAEKVQQKYEILCNLTSAQATVIQNLKLKNMKEKDLLSEARMNLEFKNAEFTQFEENLTQEKLELKFQVVDLLKLKENYNEEKQMQEFKITELMKAQEKLKEKIKGIQAILQN from the exons ATGGTGTTCTGCGAGAAGCATGGGAAGCCATCAGAGAGGCTTGTTGCGTTTGAAGGAACAATGACTGGGAGAAGGTTCTTAGCATGTGCTGAGCCA GAAGGTAAGAATTATGGGTTTGTTCAGTGGGTTGATGAGCAGTGGCCCCCAACAATGGAGAATGCATTGTTGAAGCTTTGGTCAATGGTTGAAGAGAGCAAGTGTGCTAGGGTGAATGATAATCTTGAAAGTGCTTTAACTATTCACCATTTGACAGAAGAAAAGAACAAGCTGGATGCAGACTATGACAAGTTGGTGAAAGATGTGCATCAACTTGTGGATATCCAGGCTGATAGGGTTGTGGATTTTAGTTATTTGCAGTCCAACCTCACATATCAGCAGGAATGCAGAGCTGAGTTGATTGCTGGTATGAAGGCAGAAATGGCAAAGAAAGATGCAGCTGCAGAGAAGGTTCAACAGAAGTATGAAATCCTGTGCAACCTGACAAGTGCTCAAGCAACTGTCATCCAAAACctgaagttgaagaatatgaaagagAAGGATTTGCTGAGTGAGGCTAGGATGAATTTGGAGTTTAAGAATGCAGAGTTCACACAGTTTGAGGAGAATCTCACCCAAGAGAAGCTAGAGTTGAAGTTCCAGGTTGTTGATCTGCTAAAGCTCAAGGAAAACTATAATGAAGAGAAGCAGATGCAAGAGTTTAAGATTACTGAGCTCATGAAGGCACaggagaagctgaaggagaagatcaaggggatCCAGGCCATCTTGCAGAACTAA
- the LOC123094121 gene encoding methylcrotonoyl-CoA carboxylase beta chain, mitochondrial-like gives MAAPSRHRRSLPLLGCSLLLGPARRARPELQRLSQQRHRRQGLLSDLRSCVSQRALGGGGAGAVKRNEGRGKLLPRDRINCLLDPGASFLELSLVSHRCHIDPFSFRLY, from the exons ATGGCAGCCCCGTCCAGGCACCGCCGTAGCCTACCGCTCCTCGGCTGCAGCCTTCTCCTCGGTCCTGCCCGACGCGCTCGACCGGAGCTCCAACGCCTAAGCCAGCAACGCCACCGCCGTCAGGGCCTCCTCTCCGACCTACGCTCCTGCGTCTCCCAG AGGGCgctgggcggcggaggcgcgggggcggTGAAGCGGAATGAAGGGCGGGGGAAGCTGCTCCCCAGGGACCGCATCAACTGCCTGCTTGACCCTGGGGCCTCCTTCCTCGAGCTCTCTCTGGTCAGCCATCGATGTCACATAGACCCCTTCTCCTTCAG GTTGTACTAG